The genomic region CGATCCCGGCAAGGTGGCGCAAGACGGTCGACTTGCCCGATCCGCTTGGTCCGGTGATGGCCACCAGTCCCGCCTGGGGCAGGAGCGGAGCAGCACCGGCTAGGCCGCGGGCCACGATGGCGGCCTCGAAGGCTGGGGCTCGGGGACTCGCGGTCAGGACGAGAGTGTCGAGCGCGGCTGCGGCGGCGAGCCCTTCGGCCTTGGCGTGATACTGCTCGGCGTAGCGGCGGAACGGGGCGAAATACTCCGGTGCGATCATCAGGATGAACAGGCTCTGCCAGAGCTGGAGATCGGCAAAGCCGGGGATGCTGATGAGCTTCAGATGCCCAAGGCCGAGAAACACGGCGAGGATCGCGATCGACAGCGACGAGAAGAAATCGATGATGCCGGCGTTGAGGAAGGCGATCCTGAGAACGTTCATCGTGCCCGACGCATAGGTGTCCAGCCGCATCGCGAGCTTGCGACTTTCCCCGGCAAGCGCATGGTTTCCAAGGATGGTCGGCAACGTGCGGATGCGATCGGCGAACTGGGCGGCGAGGCGGCCAAAGGCCTTCTCCTGTGCCTCGGCGCCGCTGCGGATGGCCCCGCCGATCAGGACGAAGAAGACGATCATCACAGGGGTCAGCACGACGAGCGCCAGCGCCGCTTGCCAGGAGACGGCGACGATCGCGATCGCGGCAAGCAGAGGCCCCAGCCCCAGCATGATCGAGGCGAGGCGATGCCCGACCGCGAGACCCGCCACGTCCTGCGGATAACGTTGCAGCCCGGCGATCAAAGCCCCCAGCGGCATCGCCTGGATATCGCGAGGGGCAGCCGCCGCGAGGGTGTGACGCAGTTCTTCCAGCAGTCCGTCGGCTACCGCCAGTTCCGTATCGGCGACCGCGCGGTCAGCCATGAGGCCAACGACGCTGGCGAGGACAAGGCTGGCAAGCGCGGCGCCGAGCAGCGGCCAGTTGGCATCGCCGAATATCATGCGACCGACGAACATCGCCGCCAGTCCGGTGAAGGCAAGCCGCGAGACCACTCGCATCGCCTGCAGCGCGAGGGCGCGACGCGTCCCGCGCGCGGCAAGGGCGCGCGCGATATTGAGTGCGCTGCTGGGGGCAGGCGCTCCAGCAATTGAAGTCCCGACATCCTTCGGCTTTGCAGCCGGGAGATGTTTGGCGCGGCGGTTGAAGGCGGTCTTGAACATAGGCGTTCAATCTCACGCCACGGCCATCCACGATTTGACGCACATCAAAAGCAGCGGGCGCCGAACACGCTAACGAGGTGCGACGTTTCAACGGAGCCTTTCCATGACCAGCCCCTTGCTAGTGGAATTGTCGCGGCTGCAATTCGCGCTGACGGCCATGTATCACTTCCTGTTCGTTCCGCTCACGCTCGGCCTGTCGATCATGCTGGCGATGATGGAGACGGTCTATGTCATGACCGGCCGCACCATCTGGCGCGACATGGTGAAATTCTGGGGCGTGCTGTTCGGCATCAACTTCGCGCTGGGCGTCGCCACCGGCATCACCATGGAATTCCAGTTCGGCATGAATTGGGCTTATTATTCGCACTATGTCGGCGACGTGTTCGGCGCGCCCCTGGCGATCGAAGGCCTGATGGCCTTCTTCCTGGAGGCGACCTTCGTCGGACTGTTCTTCTTCGGCTGGGAGAAGCTGTCGGCCCGCGCGCATCTCGCCGTCACCTGGCTTGTCGCGCTGGGCACCAATTTCTCGGCGCTGTGGATCCTGATCGCCAATGGCTGGATGCAGAATCCCGTCGGCGCGGCCTTCAATCCCGATACGATGCGCATGGAGGTGAAGGATTTCATGGCCGTCATCTTCAACCCGGTGGCGCAGGCGAAGTTCGTCCACACCGTTTCGGCCGGCTATGTCTGCGGCGCCGTCTTCGTGCTCGGCGTTTCGGCCTTCTACATGCTGCGTGGGCGGCACGTCGATCTCGCCAAGCGCTCCTTCGTCATCGCCTCCGCCTTCGGCATGGCCGCGTCGCTGTCGGTCATCGTGCTCGGTGACGAGAGCGGCTACGCCATCACCGACAACCAGAAGATGAAGCTCGCTGCGATGGAGGCGATGTGGGAGACAGAGCCGGCTCCCGCCTCTTTCACCCTGTTCGGCATTCCCTCCATGAGCGATCGCACGACCCATTTCGCCGTGCATGTTCCCTGGGTGATGGGCATTATCGGCACCCGCTCGATCGACAGGGAAATCCCTGGCATCTTCGAACTCGTTGAAAAGGCCGAGGGGCGCATCCGCGATGGACTGACCGCCTACGACGCGCTGGAAAAGCTCAAGGTCAATCGCGGCGACCAGGCTGCGCGCGCCAGCTTCGACGCGACGAGCAAGGATCTCGGCTACGCGCTGCTGCTCAAGCGCTACATCGAGGATCCGCGCCTTGCCAATGAAGACCAGATCAAGCAGGCGGCGTGGTCGACCGTGCCGGAAGTGCCGGCGATCTTCTTCACCTTCCGCATCATGGTGTTGTGCGCCTTCGTGCTGCTTGCCGTCTTCGCGATCT from Mesorhizobium shangrilense harbors:
- a CDS encoding cytochrome ubiquinol oxidase subunit I, encoding MTSPLLVELSRLQFALTAMYHFLFVPLTLGLSIMLAMMETVYVMTGRTIWRDMVKFWGVLFGINFALGVATGITMEFQFGMNWAYYSHYVGDVFGAPLAIEGLMAFFLEATFVGLFFFGWEKLSARAHLAVTWLVALGTNFSALWILIANGWMQNPVGAAFNPDTMRMEVKDFMAVIFNPVAQAKFVHTVSAGYVCGAVFVLGVSAFYMLRGRHVDLAKRSFVIASAFGMAASLSVIVLGDESGYAITDNQKMKLAAMEAMWETEPAPASFTLFGIPSMSDRTTHFAVHVPWVMGIIGTRSIDREIPGIFELVEKAEGRIRDGLTAYDALEKLKVNRGDQAARASFDATSKDLGYALLLKRYIEDPRLANEDQIKQAAWSTVPEVPAIFFTFRIMVLCAFVLLAVFAISLWHTMRETPAPRWLFRMALLAMPLPWIAAEVGWFVAEFGRQPWIIEGTLPTFLATSELGIYNLVITILGFTLVYGVLAVIEVRLMLQAIAKGPVLSTDRLAPEGTQAQFAAAH
- a CDS encoding ABC transporter transmembrane domain-containing protein, with amino-acid sequence MFKTAFNRRAKHLPAAKPKDVGTSIAGAPAPSSALNIARALAARGTRRALALQAMRVVSRLAFTGLAAMFVGRMIFGDANWPLLGAALASLVLASVVGLMADRAVADTELAVADGLLEELRHTLAAAAPRDIQAMPLGALIAGLQRYPQDVAGLAVGHRLASIMLGLGPLLAAIAIVAVSWQAALALVVLTPVMIVFFVLIGGAIRSGAEAQEKAFGRLAAQFADRIRTLPTILGNHALAGESRKLAMRLDTYASGTMNVLRIAFLNAGIIDFFSSLSIAILAVFLGLGHLKLISIPGFADLQLWQSLFILMIAPEYFAPFRRYAEQYHAKAEGLAAAAALDTLVLTASPRAPAFEAAIVARGLAGAAPLLPQAGLVAITGPSGSGKSTVLRHLAGIGAAPCDQVGLNGRPDIAWCSTDIYVPEGTLGAAIAWGNDPCCRTRLLLAAGSVGLLDDLLLPGGLDALIKAGGENLSGGQRVRIGLARALISGRAIFADEPTAKLDPANAAMVRRALADAARGRLVLVATHDRSLAMLARTTIDLGAGNRQVREKVA